In a single window of the Nilaparvata lugens isolate BPH chromosome 1, ASM1435652v1, whole genome shotgun sequence genome:
- the LOC120351047 gene encoding uncharacterized protein LOC120351047, which yields MTVSFGDNVQNRKQIGYNKLIVGGRQNSMNFPVVLEKKLGGREFVAVCHLKSEYPMKIFPTFEIMNSDLKSLEAMNDYRDNSTYSKYFDNELSEVWNCAKETNDDLPFLRVVNRQCMKKHVPNKVGEIHYSGMDEIWIESMEDAYDVRTKSIRYLDKSDYGLIDFSKLF from the exons ATGACAGTAAGCTTTGGAGATAATGTTCAGAACAGGAAACAAATTGGATATAATAAACTAATCGTTGGTGGAAGACAGAATTCAATGAACTTTCCAGTTGttctagaaaaaaaattggGAGGAAGGGAGTTTGTAGCTGT ATGTCATCTCAAATCTGAATATCCGATGAAGATATTTCCGACTTTTGAAATAATGAACAGCGATTTGAAAAGTCTTGAAGCAATGAATGATTACAGAGACAATTCcacatattcaaaatattttgataatgagTTGAGTGAGGTTTGGAATTGCGCAAAGGAAACTAATGAT gACTTGCCTTTTCTGAGAGTTGTCAATCGACAATGCATGAAGAAACACGTTCCTAATAAGGTAGGAGAAATTCACTATTCAGGAATGGATGAGATATGGATTGAGTCAATGGAAGATGCATATGATGTGAGAACTAAAAGTATTAGATATTTGGACAAATCGGATTATGGGCTTATTGATTTCAGTAAGTTGTTTTGA